The proteins below come from a single Terriglobales bacterium genomic window:
- a CDS encoding S41 family peptidase translates to MMSTRVKAVVIAISITLVLFMIAGGLGVYASAGKSEGAYRELGVYSEVLSRIRSEYVEEPNMPAVTDGALHGLLESLDPNSSYLSPEEYKKYKVHKSDGKADIGAIVSKRFGYAAIVAIIPGGPCDKAGIENGDILEAIEGKSTRELSLAEIHDMLSGTPGSNINFSVVRARRAEPQKITVVRDVVSIPATEDKMLEAGVGYVKVDALNKGKAQEVAAKVKELQHNGAKKLILDLRNVAEGEPSEGIAVANLFLNHGLITYLSGQKYARESYNADPQKAITTLPVVVLVNRSTFGAAEIVAAAVLDNARGDVLGDKTFGNGSVQKVIEIPDGSALILSIAKYYTPSGKAIEDNAVTPNILVASEQDALVPEEEEAPEGEQANKPEQKKEDDQLKRAVEVLKKHAS, encoded by the coding sequence ATGATGTCCACCCGAGTTAAAGCGGTTGTTATCGCAATATCAATTACTCTCGTCCTGTTCATGATTGCCGGCGGCCTCGGTGTCTACGCCTCTGCCGGAAAGAGCGAGGGAGCTTACCGAGAACTGGGCGTTTACAGCGAGGTGCTCTCGCGCATCCGCAGCGAGTATGTGGAAGAGCCCAACATGCCGGCCGTGACCGATGGCGCGCTGCATGGGCTGCTGGAATCGCTCGATCCCAACTCCAGCTATCTCTCGCCCGAAGAATATAAGAAGTACAAGGTGCACAAATCAGATGGCAAAGCCGATATTGGCGCCATCGTTTCCAAGCGCTTTGGTTATGCTGCCATCGTTGCCATCATTCCCGGCGGCCCCTGCGACAAAGCCGGCATTGAGAACGGAGACATTCTGGAAGCCATCGAGGGTAAGAGTACACGCGAGCTCTCCCTGGCCGAGATTCATGACATGCTTTCCGGCACGCCCGGCTCCAATATCAATTTTTCAGTGGTTCGCGCCCGCCGCGCCGAGCCGCAAAAGATCACTGTAGTTCGCGACGTGGTCAGCATTCCCGCCACAGAAGACAAGATGCTCGAAGCGGGTGTGGGTTATGTTAAGGTAGATGCCCTCAACAAGGGCAAAGCGCAGGAAGTTGCCGCCAAGGTCAAAGAGCTGCAGCACAACGGCGCGAAAAAGTTGATTCTCGATCTGCGCAATGTTGCCGAAGGAGAGCCCTCGGAAGGGATCGCCGTCGCCAATTTATTCCTGAATCACGGCCTGATTACCTATCTCTCTGGCCAGAAATATGCGCGTGAAAGCTACAACGCAGATCCGCAGAAGGCAATTACAACTTTGCCCGTGGTGGTGCTGGTCAACCGCAGCACATTTGGCGCAGCCGAAATCGTAGCTGCCGCCGTTCTCGATAACGCCCGCGGCGACGTGCTGGGCGACAAGACTTTTGGTAACGGCTCGGTGCAGAAAGTCATCGAGATTCCTGATGGCTCCGCGCTGATTCTTTCTATCGCCAAGTACTACACGCCTTCAGGCAAGGCGATTGAAGACAATGCCGTGACCCCGAATATTCTGGTGGCTTCAGAACAGGATGCGCTTGTCCCCGAAGAAGAAGAAGCACCTGAGGGCGAACAAGCGAATAAACCCGAGCAGAAGAAAGAGGATGACCAACTGAAACGCGCAGTGGAAGTCCTCAAAAAGCACGCCTCGTAA
- a CDS encoding glycosyltransferase, translating to MKEKVVKQIPQTPEVVPQDGGVGTGTLEQQTSSEAPSAQAAGFVERRDPNRIAIPPGPERRKKYKVSETPPPPPPPPELNDYEPIIGKAAIDELHFLAQPLLGKTVKMVNSTAVGGGVAEILNRLIPLMNELEVHTKWEVITGGNDFFEITKGFHNALHGGEFNVTKEILDLFLMYNEQNRQRMQFNEDLFVIHDPQPVGLIRSRGERGRWIWRCHIDLSNPHPQVWNFLQPFVEQYDAAIFSSPAFTRQLAIPQYLFYPCIDPLSEKNKPVEEAFVQKVCEDFGIDRSRPVLTQISRFDRLKDPVGVVQAYKLAKKYVDCQLVLAGGGASDDPEGAAVLAEVTEAAGDDPDIIILNLPPWSALEINALQQASTIIIQKSLKEGFGLTVTEALWKGKPTIAGAVGGIPTQVIHKLTGMLVHSVEGCAYQIRYLLTHPDFAQQLGKNGREHVKENFLMTTNVRRWLVLFQILLGVVRPV from the coding sequence ATGAAAGAAAAGGTTGTCAAACAAATTCCGCAAACTCCGGAAGTTGTGCCACAGGATGGAGGCGTTGGAACCGGGACGCTCGAGCAGCAGACGTCCTCGGAAGCGCCCTCTGCGCAAGCCGCAGGTTTTGTAGAGCGGCGCGATCCCAATCGAATCGCCATTCCCCCGGGGCCGGAGCGCCGCAAGAAATACAAGGTGAGCGAGACGCCTCCGCCGCCTCCGCCGCCACCTGAACTCAATGATTACGAGCCCATCATTGGCAAGGCGGCCATTGATGAGCTGCATTTTTTGGCGCAACCCTTGCTCGGCAAAACCGTAAAGATGGTCAACTCGACGGCGGTGGGCGGAGGCGTGGCAGAAATTTTGAACCGCCTTATCCCTCTGATGAACGAACTCGAGGTCCACACCAAGTGGGAGGTCATCACCGGGGGCAACGACTTCTTTGAAATCACCAAAGGATTTCACAACGCGCTGCACGGCGGAGAGTTCAACGTCACCAAAGAAATCCTCGATCTTTTTCTGATGTATAACGAACAGAACCGGCAGCGCATGCAGTTTAACGAAGATCTGTTCGTGATTCACGATCCGCAGCCGGTGGGGCTGATTCGCTCGCGGGGAGAGCGTGGGCGCTGGATTTGGCGGTGCCACATTGATCTTTCCAATCCGCACCCGCAGGTGTGGAATTTTTTGCAGCCCTTCGTGGAGCAGTACGATGCCGCCATCTTTTCTTCTCCGGCGTTTACCCGGCAGCTCGCGATTCCGCAGTATTTGTTTTATCCCTGCATTGACCCGCTTTCGGAAAAAAATAAACCCGTGGAGGAGGCGTTTGTACAAAAGGTCTGCGAGGATTTCGGCATTGACCGCTCGCGGCCGGTGCTTACACAGATTTCCCGTTTTGATCGCCTGAAAGATCCTGTGGGAGTGGTGCAGGCCTACAAGCTGGCGAAGAAGTATGTGGATTGCCAGCTCGTCCTGGCCGGCGGCGGCGCCAGCGACGACCCGGAAGGCGCGGCTGTGCTGGCGGAAGTGACGGAAGCGGCCGGGGACGATCCGGATATTATCATCCTGAATCTGCCGCCCTGGTCGGCGCTGGAGATCAATGCTTTGCAGCAGGCCTCGACCATCATTATCCAGAAGTCACTCAAAGAAGGCTTTGGCCTCACCGTGACCGAAGCCCTGTGGAAGGGCAAGCCGACCATTGCCGGGGCCGTTGGCGGAATTCCTACGCAGGTGATTCACAAACTCACCGGCATGCTGGTGCATTCGGTCGAGGGCTGCGCCTACCAGATTCGTTATCTGCTGACGCATCCTGATTTCGCCCAGCAGCTCGGCAAAAACGGCCGCGAACATGTGAAAGAAAATTTCCTGATGACCACCAACGTCAGACGCTGGCTGGTTTTGTTTCAGATACTGCTGGGTGTAGTGAGACCGGTGTAA
- a CDS encoding DUF5752 family protein — translation MVTTQNLTQSPSALREARSPFFFNSSAHLMRIGRQKATTLGELAECLPSCPDDSIFQHMFQTLQEHHYISEGFSNDFAHWAFAACNEIGLAERLAGIDVREYTSIKSLRETLLEIMEDYLKKNPGARDRTAFEPFYFCASDTVVVPTPLVARNLAEFADGLKQVSINSIHYHFIQARLRIKLNSNDFSVWLGEELGLKPLADRVNRIDIYTATLQDVRRQILKIIEQAL, via the coding sequence GTGGTCACAACTCAGAACCTGACGCAATCGCCTTCTGCGCTGCGGGAGGCGCGCTCACCCTTCTTTTTCAATTCGTCGGCGCACCTGATGCGCATTGGCCGGCAGAAGGCCACCACGCTGGGCGAACTGGCGGAATGTTTGCCATCTTGCCCCGATGATTCCATCTTCCAGCACATGTTCCAGACCTTGCAAGAGCACCATTACATCAGCGAAGGGTTTTCCAACGATTTTGCCCACTGGGCGTTCGCCGCCTGTAATGAGATCGGACTGGCGGAGCGGCTGGCCGGAATTGACGTGCGCGAATATACCTCGATCAAATCGCTGCGCGAAACCTTGCTCGAGATCATGGAAGATTACCTGAAGAAGAACCCGGGCGCCCGCGACCGCACGGCATTTGAACCGTTTTATTTCTGCGCCAGTGATACGGTGGTTGTGCCCACTCCGCTGGTAGCCCGCAATCTGGCCGAGTTCGCCGATGGGTTGAAGCAGGTCAGCATCAACAGCATTCATTACCACTTTATCCAGGCGCGGCTGCGGATCAAGTTAAACTCCAATGATTTTTCCGTCTGGTTGGGAGAAGAGTTGGGACTAAAACCGCTCGCCGACCGTGTCAACCGAATTGATATTTACACGGCCACCTTGCAGGATGTGCGGCGGCAAATTCTTAAAATCATTGAGCAGGCGTTGTAA
- a CDS encoding cation:proton antiporter, with translation MPAPTPLLFDLFVIFAVTKCFGEIFERLSLPAVLGEILAGIVFGPYALGVIRPSATVYSLAQVSAIFLLFMVGLETSPKEIIKVGGKALQVAISGMFVTFVLGFGYLLLRHQPAHEAMFLATAMVATSVGITARVLADMGLLQTPSAKIILSAAVFDDVLGMVLLALVIGVASPQGVNWLSISILAVEAIGFALFMIFVAPRLIRHVSHGLRRMSTRHPQLIIALGICLGLSVAAEKIGLAAIIGAFFAGLIFAEYAQEWNLRPGVGAISEFLTPYFFFTLGAQLNIHLFTGSVLVAALIISVLAILSKVIGCGLPVLKQGRHTALQVGVGMTPRGEIGLIVSLIGLQMKVISDSTYAVVVFMTAATILIAPPLLRIVFHKERKATQQLPIEGEDETASFTLE, from the coding sequence ATGCCCGCGCCCACCCCACTGCTTTTCGACCTCTTTGTCATCTTCGCCGTTACGAAGTGTTTTGGTGAAATCTTCGAGCGTCTTTCTTTGCCGGCTGTTCTAGGAGAAATTCTTGCCGGGATTGTCTTTGGCCCCTACGCGTTAGGTGTCATCCGCCCCAGCGCCACCGTGTACTCACTCGCCCAGGTCAGCGCGATTTTTCTTTTATTCATGGTGGGTCTGGAAACGTCGCCGAAGGAAATTATCAAGGTAGGCGGCAAAGCTCTTCAGGTGGCGATATCGGGTATGTTTGTTACCTTCGTGCTGGGCTTCGGATATCTGCTCTTGCGCCACCAGCCCGCCCACGAAGCCATGTTTTTGGCCACTGCCATGGTTGCCACCAGCGTAGGCATTACGGCGCGCGTGCTAGCTGATATGGGCTTGCTGCAAACTCCCTCGGCAAAAATCATTCTGAGCGCGGCGGTCTTTGACGATGTCCTGGGAATGGTCCTGCTTGCGTTGGTGATCGGAGTTGCCTCCCCGCAGGGAGTGAACTGGCTTTCCATCTCGATCCTGGCGGTTGAAGCCATCGGCTTTGCCCTTTTCATGATCTTTGTTGCGCCGCGGCTCATCCGCCATGTGTCTCATGGTTTGCGGCGCATGTCCACCCGCCATCCTCAACTGATAATAGCCTTGGGCATCTGTTTAGGTTTGAGTGTTGCTGCTGAAAAGATTGGTTTGGCCGCTATCATCGGGGCCTTCTTTGCCGGCCTGATCTTCGCGGAGTATGCGCAGGAGTGGAACCTGCGTCCTGGGGTAGGTGCCATCAGCGAATTTCTGACGCCGTATTTCTTTTTTACTTTGGGAGCCCAGCTCAACATTCATCTATTTACCGGATCGGTGCTAGTCGCCGCGCTGATCATCTCTGTTCTGGCCATCCTCTCCAAAGTTATAGGATGCGGACTGCCTGTACTCAAGCAAGGCCGTCACACCGCCCTGCAGGTCGGTGTAGGGATGACCCCCCGCGGCGAGATTGGACTCATCGTTTCGCTGATTGGCCTGCAGATGAAAGTGATCTCCGATTCTACCTATGCCGTCGTCGTCTTCATGACCGCCGCGACCATCCTGATCGCGCCGCCCCTGCTGCGCATCGTGTTTCACAAGGAACGCAAAGCCACCCAACAGCTCCCGATCGAAGGAGAGGACGAAACCGCCTCGTTCACACTGGAGTAA
- the fabG gene encoding 3-oxoacyl-[acyl-carrier-protein] reductase — translation MSDLKDHVALVTGASQGIGRACAIALARAGAKVALAARNEEKLAQVVSEIKAAGGEAAAFKMDVANEDEIKAAAKTAIDQFGKIDILVNNAGVTRDTLLMRMKRADWDSVIATNLTGAHLCIQAVIGSMLKQRWGRIINITSVFGQMGQAGQANYAASKAGLIGLTMAVAREVASRNITVNAVAPGFIETAMTESLSPELKESALKVIPLGRVGSDQDVANAVRFLASDAASYITGHVLNVNGGMLMG, via the coding sequence ATGTCAGACCTCAAAGACCACGTTGCCCTCGTCACCGGCGCTTCGCAGGGCATCGGCCGTGCTTGCGCAATCGCGTTGGCCCGGGCAGGGGCCAAAGTTGCGCTGGCCGCGCGTAATGAAGAGAAACTCGCTCAGGTTGTAAGCGAGATCAAAGCCGCTGGCGGCGAAGCTGCCGCCTTCAAAATGGATGTCGCCAACGAAGATGAAATCAAGGCCGCTGCCAAAACCGCGATAGACCAATTTGGGAAAATTGATATTCTCGTTAACAACGCTGGCGTCACCCGCGATACTCTGCTTATGCGCATGAAGCGTGCCGACTGGGATTCGGTCATCGCCACCAATCTTACCGGGGCTCATCTCTGCATTCAGGCGGTCATTGGTTCCATGCTCAAGCAGCGCTGGGGACGCATTATTAACATCACCAGTGTCTTCGGACAAATGGGCCAGGCCGGCCAGGCCAACTACGCCGCCTCCAAAGCTGGCCTTATCGGGCTCACCATGGCCGTCGCCCGCGAGGTCGCCTCGCGCAACATTACGGTCAACGCCGTTGCTCCCGGCTTTATTGAGACGGCTATGACCGAGTCTCTCTCTCCCGAGCTGAAAGAAAGCGCCCTAAAGGTGATTCCGTTGGGCCGGGTTGGGAGCGACCAGGACGTCGCCAATGCCGTCCGCTTCCTTGCCTCTGATGCTGCCAGCTACATCACCGGCCACGTCTTGAACGTCAACGGTGGCATGCTGATGGGGTGA
- a CDS encoding GNAT family N-acetyltransferase codes for MSLEILQASSPAHIQTARELFNQYATSLDFDLCFQNFEQELASLPGDYAPPEGRLLLAFWEGEPIGCGALHKYAKGDDAVCEMKRLYVKPENRGYGIGMALADRLIREAREIGYRRMLLDTIPQSMAAAVKMYRALGFREIASYRPNPVPGAIFLELQL; via the coding sequence ATGTCCTTGGAAATCCTGCAAGCGTCGTCGCCAGCGCATATCCAGACGGCCCGCGAGCTGTTCAACCAGTACGCTACCTCGCTGGATTTCGACCTGTGCTTCCAGAACTTTGAACAGGAGCTGGCTTCGCTGCCCGGCGACTACGCTCCGCCGGAAGGCCGGTTGCTTTTGGCCTTCTGGGAGGGAGAGCCTATCGGCTGCGGCGCTCTGCATAAATACGCTAAAGGTGACGATGCCGTCTGCGAGATGAAGCGTCTGTACGTCAAGCCCGAGAATCGTGGGTACGGCATTGGGATGGCGTTAGCTGATCGCCTGATCCGCGAGGCGCGGGAGATCGGATACCGCCGCATGCTCCTCGACACGATTCCCCAATCCATGGCCGCCGCCGTTAAAATGTATCGCGCCCTGGGATTTCGCGAGATCGCTTCCTACCGCCCCAATCCGGTGCCCGGCGCGATCTTTCTGGAGCTGCAGTTGTAA
- a CDS encoding helix-turn-helix transcriptional regulator — translation MNIGETIRNFRLEKGMSQGDIEKRTGLLRCYLSRVENGHTIPSLDTLAKIAGAMDVPLAQFFVEPVAENGAPKTVPQLGEEEVRFLTQIRRYSPNLNESDRKIVLTMVKKLAASAGK, via the coding sequence ATGAATATCGGCGAGACCATCCGAAACTTCCGGCTTGAAAAGGGTATGTCCCAGGGGGACATAGAGAAGCGCACAGGTCTTTTGCGCTGCTATCTCTCCCGGGTGGAAAACGGCCATACCATCCCCTCGCTCGATACCCTGGCCAAGATTGCCGGTGCTATGGATGTTCCCCTGGCCCAATTTTTCGTGGAGCCCGTCGCCGAAAACGGTGCTCCAAAAACAGTTCCCCAACTGGGGGAAGAAGAAGTCCGCTTCCTGACCCAGATCCGTCGTTATTCGCCCAACCTGAATGAAAGCGACCGCAAGATCGTCCTCACCATGGTGAAAAAGCTTGCCGCCTCCGCAGGTAAGTAA
- a CDS encoding MXAN_5187 C-terminal domain-containing protein yields MTVDEELNLLEDNMRRLKVEYDVFFGGGSKKPPTDTEWRVQTLIKKYSDSGKMNFSQRFRYNSIAQKYAVFSDLWRKKLKIKEEGYSRPQDAVLGVQGVRTAEEHAAAAALQIAANKAFITSCSNVEADHENVQALFQAMMEAKKRAGEQSSAGFDSFKSFLQKKTEQIRKEYGCHSVEYSVELENGQVRLKAKAKV; encoded by the coding sequence GTGACCGTAGACGAAGAGCTGAATTTGCTGGAAGATAACATGCGCCGGCTCAAAGTCGAATATGACGTTTTTTTCGGCGGCGGCTCCAAGAAACCTCCAACCGATACCGAATGGCGGGTTCAGACGCTTATCAAGAAGTACTCCGACAGCGGCAAGATGAACTTTTCCCAGCGCTTCCGTTATAACAGCATTGCTCAAAAATATGCCGTATTCAGCGATCTTTGGCGCAAGAAGCTGAAGATCAAGGAAGAGGGCTACAGCCGTCCTCAGGACGCCGTTCTGGGCGTTCAAGGCGTGCGCACGGCGGAAGAGCATGCGGCTGCGGCTGCGCTGCAAATTGCCGCCAACAAAGCTTTTATCACGAGCTGTTCCAACGTCGAGGCCGATCACGAAAATGTTCAGGCCCTCTTCCAGGCCATGATGGAAGCCAAGAAAAGAGCTGGCGAGCAAAGCTCCGCAGGTTTTGATTCCTTCAAGTCCTTCCTGCAGAAGAAGACGGAACAAATCCGCAAAGAATACGGCTGCCATTCCGTGGAATACTCCGTCGAACTGGAAAACGGACAGGTCCGGCTCAAGGCCAAAGCCAAAGTCTGA
- a CDS encoding four helix bundle protein, which produces MEKRMAFVREIYRLTATFPREEMFGLTSQIRRASVSIPSNIAEGKGRYSQRDFLHFLMQARGSVNEVETQFLLAQDLGYLPDKQTDQLLSQSKELGKILNGLISSLRKTADPIN; this is translated from the coding sequence CTGGAAAAAAGGATGGCTTTTGTACGCGAAATTTATCGGCTCACAGCAACTTTTCCAAGAGAAGAAATGTTTGGGTTGACTTCTCAAATACGCCGAGCCTCGGTCTCAATTCCTTCTAATATTGCCGAAGGCAAAGGGCGCTATTCTCAGCGTGATTTTCTACATTTTCTGATGCAAGCCCGAGGCTCCGTCAATGAGGTTGAGACCCAGTTCTTGCTTGCCCAAGATCTCGGTTACTTACCAGACAAGCAGACTGATCAACTTCTGTCGCAATCGAAGGAACTCGGCAAGATTCTCAACGGTCTGATTTCCAGCCTGCGCAAAACCGCTGATCCCATAAACTAA
- the purH gene encoding bifunctional phosphoribosylaminoimidazolecarboxamide formyltransferase/IMP cyclohydrolase, giving the protein MKIQRAILSVTDKIGLVEFARELAALHIELVSTGGTSKLLRDSGIPVKDISELTGFPEILGGRVKTLHPKVHGGILHRRDNPDHCATVTEHGIPCIDMVVVNLYAFEQTAARTGVNFEELIENIDIGGPSMIRSAAKNFEHVAVVTSATDYAGIAEEMKKSSGQLSTATRWRLAQKAFATTAAYDSAIASTLERISPESMHPSEDFPQTLRVILQKVFDLRYGENPHQHAALYSDGTGKGVAGGRQLQGKELSYNNIVDMQAAWDLAHEFSAPACAIIKHTNPCGTATGTDLVTAYKKALEADPVSAFGGVIGLNRPVDKEAAEEICKLFVEVIAAPSFDEGARQCFAAKKNLRLVEITPKEMRCVLKHISGGVLLQDVDHHPITASDLKIVTKRHPTEKEVRAMLFAWKVCKHVKSNAIVYALEGQTVGVGAGQMSRIDSCKIGAMKAVLPLAGTVAASDAFFPFPDGVEEIARAGATAIVQPGGSVRDHEVIEAADRLGLAMVFTGVRHFRH; this is encoded by the coding sequence TTGAAAATTCAACGCGCCATTCTAAGTGTCACTGATAAAATCGGCCTGGTGGAGTTTGCCCGCGAGCTGGCCGCCCTGCATATCGAATTGGTTTCCACCGGCGGCACCTCCAAGTTGCTGCGCGACTCCGGTATTCCCGTTAAGGACATCTCTGAGCTCACCGGCTTTCCTGAAATTCTCGGCGGCCGGGTAAAGACCCTGCATCCCAAGGTGCACGGTGGCATTCTGCACCGCCGCGATAATCCTGATCATTGCGCCACTGTGACTGAGCACGGAATCCCTTGCATTGATATGGTTGTGGTCAACCTTTACGCCTTTGAGCAGACTGCCGCTAGGACGGGTGTGAACTTTGAAGAGCTGATCGAAAACATTGATATCGGTGGGCCTTCGATGATCCGCTCGGCCGCCAAGAACTTTGAGCATGTCGCAGTGGTGACCTCGGCGACCGATTACGCCGGTATAGCTGAAGAAATGAAGAAGTCGAGTGGCCAGCTCTCCACTGCTACCCGTTGGCGTCTGGCACAAAAGGCCTTCGCCACCACCGCCGCGTACGACTCCGCAATTGCTTCCACGCTGGAGCGCATCTCGCCGGAGTCCATGCATCCCAGCGAAGACTTTCCACAAACGCTGCGGGTTATCCTGCAAAAAGTTTTTGATTTGCGCTACGGCGAAAACCCTCACCAGCATGCCGCCTTGTATTCCGACGGCACCGGCAAGGGCGTAGCCGGCGGACGCCAACTGCAGGGCAAGGAGCTTTCCTACAACAACATCGTGGATATGCAGGCCGCCTGGGATTTGGCCCACGAGTTCAGCGCACCCGCGTGCGCCATCATCAAGCACACCAATCCCTGCGGCACCGCCACCGGAACCGATCTGGTGACCGCGTACAAGAAAGCTTTGGAAGCCGATCCCGTTTCAGCTTTTGGCGGCGTGATTGGTCTGAATCGCCCGGTGGATAAAGAAGCTGCGGAAGAAATCTGCAAGCTCTTTGTAGAAGTCATCGCCGCTCCTTCTTTTGATGAAGGTGCGCGCCAATGCTTTGCCGCTAAAAAGAACCTTCGTCTTGTAGAAATTACCCCCAAGGAGATGAGGTGCGTTCTGAAACACATCTCGGGCGGGGTCTTATTGCAGGATGTGGACCATCATCCCATCACAGCGTCGGATTTGAAAATAGTGACCAAACGTCATCCCACCGAAAAAGAAGTGCGCGCCATGTTGTTCGCCTGGAAAGTTTGCAAGCACGTGAAGTCCAACGCAATCGTGTATGCACTTGAAGGCCAGACTGTGGGTGTAGGTGCCGGCCAGATGAGTCGAATAGATTCTTGCAAGATTGGCGCGATGAAAGCAGTGCTTCCCCTGGCGGGAACAGTTGCCGCCTCCGATGCTTTTTTCCCTTTCCCCGATGGCGTAGAAGAAATTGCCAGGGCAGGCGCGACCGCAATCGTCCAGCCTGGAGGGTCCGTGCGCGACCACGAGGTCATCGAAGCCGCTGATCGGCTGGGCCTCGCCATGGTCTTCACCGGCGTGCGCCACTTCCGCCATTAA
- the purU gene encoding formyltetrahydrofolate deformylase, which translates to MSPKNSAILLTQCPEQKGVVAAVANFIYKHNGNILHADDHQDPELRMFMMRVEWELEGFDFELDEFAARFAPVVQKFKMHWQVARSGHRPRVAILVSKSGHCLADLLYSHHMGELACEIPLIISNHPNTRRLAEFYHIPFHEIPHANDHREKAESTALKLLRKEKIELIVLARYMQILSKDFIGHYPNRIINIHHSFLPAFTGAKPYHRSYERGVKLLGATSHYVTEALDEGPIIEQDFIRVSHRDQLEDLIRKGGDVERIVLSRAVRWHLENRVLVYGNKTVVFD; encoded by the coding sequence ATGAGCCCGAAGAACAGTGCAATCCTGTTAACGCAATGCCCAGAGCAAAAAGGGGTAGTGGCTGCGGTTGCCAACTTCATTTACAAGCATAACGGCAATATCCTGCACGCCGACGATCATCAGGACCCCGAACTCAGGATGTTCATGATGCGTGTGGAGTGGGAGCTGGAGGGCTTCGATTTCGAGCTGGATGAATTCGCCGCCCGTTTTGCACCAGTAGTCCAAAAATTCAAGATGCACTGGCAGGTGGCGCGTTCTGGCCACCGTCCGCGGGTTGCGATTTTGGTTTCCAAATCGGGACACTGCCTGGCAGACCTGCTGTACAGCCACCACATGGGCGAGCTGGCGTGTGAGATCCCGCTGATCATCAGCAACCATCCTAATACCCGGCGGCTGGCGGAGTTTTACCACATTCCCTTCCATGAGATACCGCACGCAAACGACCACCGCGAGAAGGCGGAAAGCACAGCGCTGAAGTTATTGCGGAAAGAGAAGATCGAACTGATTGTGCTGGCGCGTTACATGCAGATTCTCTCCAAAGATTTCATCGGCCACTACCCCAACCGGATCATCAATATCCATCATTCCTTCTTGCCGGCGTTTACCGGTGCCAAACCCTACCACCGCTCCTACGAGCGCGGCGTGAAGCTACTGGGCGCAACCAGCCATTACGTTACTGAGGCGCTGGACGAAGGCCCCATCATCGAACAGGATTTTATACGTGTTTCGCACCGCGACCAGCTTGAAGACCTCATCCGCAAAGGCGGTGATGTGGAACGCATTGTGCTCTCGCGCGCGGTGCGCTGGCACCTGGAAAACCGTGTGCTGGTCTACGGGAACAAGACGGTGGTCTTCGACTAG